Sequence from the Segatella copri genome:
AAGTTTAAATTTCTAGGTTGCGTCATTTATTTATCGACTACAAAAGTATAAAAAAGATTTAATACTACCAAGAAAAAACTAAATTATTTTAAGAAAAAGCGTGTTTTTTTCTTTTTGGGGCAAAAAGTGTAGCCTTTGTAAGGAAATAGTTGCTGATAAAACTAAAAACAGGCTGTCGGAACTTTGTGCTCCAACAGCCTGTTTCTTCTTTGTTGTTTCTGACAGATACAGCGGATATTCTTATCTGTCTTATCTTGTCAGAACGAGATTAGAAATCGAGGGTAATACCCTTCTCGTCAATCTTCTTGTATGTCTTGTCGTTGACAGTTACATTCTTTGAGTTCTTGGCATCGAAGGTGTGGGTCTTTGCACTTACCTTGATGTTCTCAAGCTTCACACCATCGGTACGGTTGATGACGATACCATGCTCTGCATTGTTTACCTCCATATCCTTGATGTGGATATTGCTTACCGGCATCTCTGGGAGACCATTGAAGTAAGCTGCACGACGGGCTGTGCGGCAGATGACATGGTTGATGTCGATATTGCGGAAGCAAGGTGTTGTCTCGTCTACCTTGAACTTCTGTACCTTCTGGCTCTTAGCCTCATCGCCATCGTTGAGAACCTCAACGGCAGACTTGCCACCGTAGTAAAGGTCGAAGGTGATGACATCTGTCTGAATATCAAACATTGACATGTTGTCGATGTAGATATTCTCTACTACGCCACCACGACCGCGGGTACTCTTGAAACGGAGACCTACATCGGTGCCGAGGAACTGGCAGTCGCTCACCTTGATATTCTTTACGCCACCGCTCATCTCGCTGCCAACAACGAAACCGCCGTGCCCCTTGAATACGGTACAGCCGTTTACGATGACATTCTCGCAAGGAATGCCGCGCTTTCTTCCGTCAGCATCCTTACCGCTCTTGATGCAGATACCATCATCCCCTACATCGAAAGTAGAGTTGACGATGAGTGCATTCTTGCAGCTCTCCAGGTCAAGACCATCACCATTCTGAGCGTAAGAAGGGTTGCGGACCAATACATCTTCTATAAGAACGTTCTCGCACATCAGCGGATGGATGTTCCATGCAGGTGAATTCTGGAAGATAACACCATTGAGCCAAACGTTCTTGCAGCTTACGAGACTGATCATTACAGGGCGGAGGAAACGCTTGATCTCGTTCCATTCTTCTTCTGAAGCTGGAGTTTTAGGCACATTCATGTTGGCACTGTTGTCTGCCTTCAATGCACCTTCTGATGGGAACCAGTAGTCGGCTCTCTTGAACGCACCGCCACGTGAAGTAATCTGCTTCCACTGTGCAGCGGTAACCTTCTGCTTCTTCAATGGGCGCCAGTATTCTCCGTTTCCGTCAATGCAGCCCTGACCGGTAATTGCCACGTTGGTAAGATGATGACCAGAGATAGGCGACTGGCAGCGGCGTGTATCCAAACCCTCAAACGATGTTTCTATAAAAGGGTAGAGGGCATCATCTGGTGAGAAAAGGATGACTGCACCTTTTTCGAGATGCAGGTTGATATTGCTCTTCAATACGATAGGACCTGTGAACCATACGCCCTGTGGAACGATGAGTTTGCCGCCGCCTTTCTGAGTCAGTGTATCGATAGCCTTGGCAAAGGCTGTGGTACAGAGAGAAGAGCCGTCGCCAATGGCACCAAAGTCCTTGAGGTTTACCTCATTGGCTGGGAACTGTGGACGGGTTACCTTTTCCATCTGGAATGGCAGATTCTCATATAGAGCATCATACTTCTTGATGTCGGTTGCCTGGGCACTTAGCGCCAACAAGCAAGCACATACCATGCTAAAAATTTTCTTCATCTATTTTTTCGGTTTGTTGGGTTATTATATATAAGCTATTTCTTCTGCAAAGATAAATATTATCTTTTGAAAAGCCAAAAATAGAAAGGCTTATTCTAAATAAATCGCTGTAAACGTTTTCGTGGAATGGGGGATATGATAGGATGTAAGTGGGTAGATATGCAGGGATAAATGTGTATATATAATAAGGTATATAAACGAAAAAAGGAGAGAAGTAAAACTTCTCTCCATCTTGGTACCCAGACCCGGGATCGAACCGGGATGGATTGCTCCACTGGTGTTTGAGACCAGCGCGTCTACCGATTCCGCCATCTGGGCAAATACTACCTTGCTTATTTGCGGTTGCAAAGGTACTAATAATTTTTGAACTGACAAACTTTTTGGTGACTTTTTTTTCTAAAAATGCATTTTTAATGCAGAAACATTAAATTTTTGTTGTTTTTATAGTCCACTTTATTAAATTTCAAGAAAATCTTTGGCACTTTCACGGATAATCACTAACTTTACAGATGAATTTTGAAAACCAACAAAATATTAGACTCAAGATATGAAGAGTAACGGAAATAATTATTGTGTGATATTGGCGGGAGGTAAGGGCCGCAGACTCTGGCCTTGCAGCCGCAGCAACTATCCGAAGCAGTTTGT
This genomic interval carries:
- a CDS encoding glycoside hydrolase family 28 protein yields the protein MKKIFSMVCACLLALSAQATDIKKYDALYENLPFQMEKVTRPQFPANEVNLKDFGAIGDGSSLCTTAFAKAIDTLTQKGGGKLIVPQGVWFTGPIVLKSNINLHLEKGAVILFSPDDALYPFIETSFEGLDTRRCQSPISGHHLTNVAITGQGCIDGNGEYWRPLKKQKVTAAQWKQITSRGGAFKRADYWFPSEGALKADNSANMNVPKTPASEEEWNEIKRFLRPVMISLVSCKNVWLNGVIFQNSPAWNIHPLMCENVLIEDVLVRNPSYAQNGDGLDLESCKNALIVNSTFDVGDDGICIKSGKDADGRKRGIPCENVIVNGCTVFKGHGGFVVGSEMSGGVKNIKVSDCQFLGTDVGLRFKSTRGRGGVVENIYIDNMSMFDIQTDVITFDLYYGGKSAVEVLNDGDEAKSQKVQKFKVDETTPCFRNIDINHVICRTARRAAYFNGLPEMPVSNIHIKDMEVNNAEHGIVINRTDGVKLENIKVSAKTHTFDAKNSKNVTVNDKTYKKIDEKGITLDF